From the genome of Bos taurus isolate L1 Dominette 01449 registration number 42190680 breed Hereford chromosome 2, ARS-UCD2.0, whole genome shotgun sequence, one region includes:
- the DDX18 gene encoding ATP-dependent RNA helicase DDX18, with translation MSHLPMKLLRKKIEKRNLKLRQRNLKLQGASAVSLSETQNRDVPEETVGDGKVKKSLKQSVSVGLSEAPNGDIAKETVGSRKVKKSLKQPMSAGLAETQNGDTSEEAGVSGKVKKSRKQSMNASVSEASNGVLPREATENVKAKKSVKESVNVGMSEAQNGDVFKETGENVKVKKASKKSTTLTSGEAAMQSPNSESKKKKKKKKRKVVDDAGPDSKKAKAEDIGEAEDGAQAPEETENRVEKPDDEGEDSEVPSLPLGLTGAFEDTSFDSLTNLVNENTLKAIKEMGFTNMTEIQHKSIRPLLEGRDLLAAAKTGSGKTLAFLIPAVELIVKLKFMPRNGTGVLILSPTRELAMQTFGVLKELMTHHVHTYGLIMGGSNRSAEAQKLANGINIVVATPGRLLDHMQNTPGFMYKNLQCLVIDEADRILDVGFEEELKQIIKLLPTRRQTMLFSATQTRKVEDLARISLKKEPLYVGVDDDKANATVDGLEQGYVVCPSEKRFLLLFTFLKKNRKKKLMVFFSSCKSVKYHYELLNYIDLPVLAIHGRQKQNKRTTTFFQFCNADSGILLCTDVAARGLDIPEVDWIVQYDPPDDPKEYIHRVGRTARGLNGRGHALLILRPEELGFLRYLKQSKVPLSEFEFSWSKISDIQSQLEKLIEKNYFLHKSAQEAYKSYIRAYDSHSLKQIFNVNNLNLPQVALSFGFKVPPFVDLNVNTNDGKVRKRGGGGGFGYQKAKKVEKSKIFKHISKKPSDSRQFSH, from the exons ATGTCTCATTTACCGATGAAACTTCTACGCAAGAAGATCGAGAAGCGGAACCTCAAATTGCGACAACGAAACCTAAAGCTCCAGG GTGCCTCAGCCGTGAGCCTGTCAGAAACTCAAAATAGAGATGTGCCTGAAGAAACAGTGGGAGATGGAAAAGTTAAAAAGTCCTTAAAGCAGTCTGTGAGTGTGGGCTTGTCAGAAGCCCCAAATGGAGATATAGCTAAAGAAACAGTAGGAAGCAGAAAAGTTAAAAAGTCCCTAAAACAACCTATGAGTGCTGGGTTGGCAGAAACCCAAAATGGAGACACATCTGAAGAAGCAGGAGTAAGTGGAAAAGTGAAGAAGTCCCGAAAACAATCTATGAATGCAAGCGTGTCGGAAGCCAGCAATGGAGTCCTGCCTAGGGAAGCCACGGAAAATGTCAAAGCTAAAAAATCTGTTAAAGAGTCTGTAAATGTAGGCATGTCAGAAGCCCAAAATGGagatgtttttaaagaaacagggGAAAATGTCAAAGTTAAAAAAGCCTCCAAGAAATCTACCACATTgaccagtggagaagcagcaatGCAGTCTCCCAATTCAGaatcaaaaaagaagaagaagaagaaaaagagaaaagtagtgGATGATGCTGGGCCTG AttccaaaaaagcaaaagctgagGACATAGGAGAGGCTGAAGATGGTGCCCAGGCtcctgaagaaacagaaaaccgtGTGGAGAAGCCAGATGACGAGGGTGAGGACAGCGAAGTGCCCAGCCTGCCCCTGGGACTGACAG GAGCTTTTGAGGATACTTCATTTGATTCTCTGACTAATCTTGTCAATGAGAACACTCTGAAGGCAATAAAAGAAATGGGCTTTACAAACATGACTGAAATTCAACATAAAAGTATCAGACCACTTCTGGAAGGCAG ggaTCTTCTAGCAGCTGCAAAAACAGGCAGTGGTAAAACGCTGGCATTTCTCATCCCTGCAGTTGAACTCATTGTTAAGTTAAAGTTCATGCCCAGGAATG GAACAGGAGTCCTTATTCTCTCACCTACTAGGGAACTGGCCATGCAGACTTTTGGTGTCCTTAAGGAGCTGATGACACACCATGTTCACACATACGGGTTAATAATGGGTGGCAGTAACAGGTCTGCTGAAGCTCAGAAGCTTGCCAATGGGATCAACATCGTCGTGGCCACACCAGGCCGTCTCCTGGACCACATGCAG AATACCCCAGGGTTTATGTATAAAAACCTACAGTGTCTGGTTATTGATGAGGCTGATCGTATCTTGGATGTTGGGTttgaagaggaattaaagcaAATCATTAAACTTCTGCCAA CACGCAGACAGACCATGCTCTTCTCTGCCACACAAACTCGAAAAGTTGAAGACCTGGCGAGGATTTCTCTGAAAAAGGAGCCTTTGTATGTTGGTGTTGATGATGATAAAGCTAATGCAACTGTAGACGGTCTTGAGCAG GGGTATGTTGTCTGTCCTTCTGAAAAGAGATTCCTCCTGCTCTTCACATTCCTTAAGAAGAACCGGAAGAAGAAACTAATGGTTTTCTTTTCATCCTGTAAGTCCGTGAAATACCACTATGAGTTGCTGAACTACATCGATTTGCCTGTCCTGGCCATTCAT ggaaggcaaaaacaaaataagcGTACGACCACGTTCTTCCAGTTTTGCAATGCAGATTCAGGGATCTTGTTGTGTACAGACGTGGCAGCTAGAGGGCTGGATATTCCTGAAGTGGACTGGATTGTTCAGTATGACCCTCCAGATGACCCCAAG GAGTACATTCACCGTGTGGGCAGAACAGCCAGAGGCCTGAATGGAAGAGGGCACGCCTTGCTCATTTTGCGCCCTGAAGAATTGGGTTTCCTTCGCTACCTGAAGCAATCCAAG GTTCCATTAAGTGAATTTGAGTTTTCCTGGTCTAAAATTTCTGACATTCAGTCTCAG cTTGAAAAACTGATTGAAAAGAACTACTTCCTTCATAAGTCAGCCCAGGAAGCATATAAGTCATACATTCGAGCCTATGATTCCCATTCCCTGAAACAGATCTTCAATGTTAATAACTTAAATTTGCCTCAGGTTGCTCTGTCATTTGGCTTCAAGGTGCCTCCTTTTGTTGATTTGA ATGTGAATACCAATGACGGCAAAGTTAGAAAGCGAGGCGGTGGCGGTGGATTTGGCTACCAGAAAGCCAAGAAAGTCGAGAAGTCCAAGATCTTCAAACACATAAGCAAGAAGCCATCTGACAGCAGGCAGTTCTCTCACTGA